ATCAACTTAAAAACGAGAATAAGACAATGACAGTGGTTAAATATCATCCGTTGTACCAAGACAGAATGCCGCAGACATTCAGCAGTTTGTTAGATAATTTTTTCAATGAGGCAGTCACTTCCCGAAAGGCCGTGGGATTCACGCCGCAGGTAGACCTGTGGGAAACCAAGGAAGCCTATGCCGTAGAGGTGGCTTTGCCTGGTCTGAAGAAAGAAGACATCCATGTAGAGTTTCAGGAAGGCGTCTTGACGGTGAGCGGCGAGCGGAAGCAAAGAGAAGAGAGCCAGGAGCAGAAGTACCGCCGGGTAGAAAGCAATTACGGTAAATTCAGCCGGTCTTTCCAACTGCCAGAGCAGGTAGACGGTGCTGCCATCAACGCCCAGTTTGAGAACGGCGTGCTGCATATATCACTGCTCAAGGTAGAAGTGAAGGTAGTGAAGCACCAGATCTCTGTGAAGTAAGCAGACGAGAAGCATACCCCAGACAGGCGCCTAACCAGCGCCTTTTTGGCTTCATATTTGCATTGAAAAAGATACTTGTTTTGCTATTTTAGCGTTTAAGACGTAAAAGAAAGAAGACGTATCTGCGGACGCGCAAAACAATCTATAAACCTGAGTATTAACAGATATAGCTAACCTATTGTATGAAAACAAAACAATTAATGCTAGGGCTCATGCTCTCTGCCATGATGGGCGGCGGCGTGGCCATTGGAGGCTATAAACTGCTGGAAGACGATCAACCCACTGCGGGACAGCAGTTGCCTAACACCAACGTACGGTACACCAGTGCCATGCGGGACGGCAAAGTAGTAGTGCCGGAAGGCCTCAATTTTCAAACCGCTGCTGAGCTGGTGACCCCGGCGGTGGTGCACGTGACCACGGAGTATAAAATGCAGACCCGCCAGATGCCAAGCGACATGCACCCGTTCTTCCGGGATTTCTTTGGCGATGAAGGCATGGAAGGCTACCAGCGACAGCAAGGTCCGGCCATGGGTTCTGGTTCTGGAGTCATCATTGCCTCTAACGGCTACATTGTCACCAACAACCACGTCATTGACAAGGCAGACAAGATTGAAGTGATTCTGGACGACAAACGCAAGTTTGAAGCCACCTTGGTAGGCACAGACCCCAACACCGACATCGCTTTGTTGAAAATCAACTCTGATAACCTGCCGGCCTTGCGCTACGCCAACTCAGACAACGTGAAAGTGGGCGAGTGGGTATTGGCCGTGGGCAACCCGTTCAACCTCAACTCTACTGTGACGGCGGGTATCATCAGTGCCAAAGGTCGTAACGTGGGTATTCTGCAGGGTGCCGGCAATTACAGCGTAGAGTCTTTCTTACAGACAGACGCCGCCGTGAACCCGGGCAACAGTGGGGGTGCTTTGGTGAACCTGAATGGAGACTTGATTGGCATCAACACCGCCATTGCGTCGCAGACGGGTACCTTCTCTGGTTATTCCTTTGCCGTGCCATCTGCTATTGTAAGCAAAGTGGTGGATGACTTGCTGAAGTTCGGGGAGGTACAGCGTGCCTTGCTGGGCGTGCAGATGCAGGAGATTGACGCCAAACTGGCCGCCGATAAGAAATTGAAAGACCTGAACGGTGTGTTTGTGGCTGGTTTCTCTGAGAGCAGCGCCGCCAAATCTGCCGGTATTGAAGAAGGTGACGTGATCACTGAGATCAACGGCGTGAAGGTGAACACCGGGGCCCAGTTGCAGGAACAGGTAACGCGCTACCGTCCGGGTGACAAGATCAAGGTTGGCTACAGCCGCGGCGGAAACACCAAGACCGTGAACGTGACTTTGCGCAATGCCAACGGCAACACCGAGATTGTGAAGCGTGATCCTAACTCGCCTAAATCTATGACCATTGACGGGGCCAAGTTTGAGGCCGCCAGCAAGAAAGACCTCAACAGCCTGGACATTACCGGCGGGGTTAGAATCTCGGGTGTAGAGAAAAGCGCCTTCGCTGATTCTGGCATCAAGGACGGTTTCATCATCACCCAGATTGACAAGAAACCTACCAGCGCGCCAGAAGACGTGAACGAAATCTTGAAGAGCACCCGTCGGGGCGGTCTCTTGATTGAAGGCGTTTACCCAGACGGTAGACGCGCCTACTACGCCATTGGCCGCTAGTTTTAGGCTGATTTCCAGAAAACAAGCCAAAAACGGCTGAACATGAAAAGCTCCTGCATGCTTGCAGGAGCTTTTTTGTTTCTTTAGGTTTGTAGAGTGCCTTGGGCACAGACCATTCATTCTTTAAATTTTATACCATGACTCAAAT
The nucleotide sequence above comes from Nibribacter ruber. Encoded proteins:
- a CDS encoding Hsp20/alpha crystallin family protein; its protein translation is MTVVKYHPLYQDRMPQTFSSLLDNFFNEAVTSRKAVGFTPQVDLWETKEAYAVEVALPGLKKEDIHVEFQEGVLTVSGERKQREESQEQKYRRVESNYGKFSRSFQLPEQVDGAAINAQFENGVLHISLLKVEVKVVKHQISVK
- a CDS encoding Do family serine endopeptidase, producing MKTKQLMLGLMLSAMMGGGVAIGGYKLLEDDQPTAGQQLPNTNVRYTSAMRDGKVVVPEGLNFQTAAELVTPAVVHVTTEYKMQTRQMPSDMHPFFRDFFGDEGMEGYQRQQGPAMGSGSGVIIASNGYIVTNNHVIDKADKIEVILDDKRKFEATLVGTDPNTDIALLKINSDNLPALRYANSDNVKVGEWVLAVGNPFNLNSTVTAGIISAKGRNVGILQGAGNYSVESFLQTDAAVNPGNSGGALVNLNGDLIGINTAIASQTGTFSGYSFAVPSAIVSKVVDDLLKFGEVQRALLGVQMQEIDAKLAADKKLKDLNGVFVAGFSESSAAKSAGIEEGDVITEINGVKVNTGAQLQEQVTRYRPGDKIKVGYSRGGNTKTVNVTLRNANGNTEIVKRDPNSPKSMTIDGAKFEAASKKDLNSLDITGGVRISGVEKSAFADSGIKDGFIITQIDKKPTSAPEDVNEILKSTRRGGLLIEGVYPDGRRAYYAIGR